CACCATGTCCTTCTAGTCTCATCGCTGATCCAAACCTGCATCGTCACAGCTGAAGCACACTGAAGGtagaatatcatcatcatctcctTCCACACCCATTTTCATTTCAAACCCTCCTTGGCCGTAAGACATGGTTTctccaaaaggaaaaagaaggaaAATTTCCGAAGTCTTGTAAAGAGAAACATGCACTTGTAAACAAATATTTTGGATTATGTACACACATCTAAAAATATGGATAACAATAGGAAAACACTCAacataaacaattttttttcttttagaatctacatatataaaaaaactaTTCTTGGCCATACTGATAACAACGGTTTCGTGGTGTAGTTGGTTATCACGTCAGTCTAACACACTGAAGGTCTCCAGTTCAAACCTGGGCGAAGCCATAtaatcctttttctttttccttttttataaGGCGTACTCTTTTAAGTTGTCACTCATTTTCCTTTTCTCAAGTCGTGGGTAATTGTTTCATATCAGAAAGCTATTCAAGAGGACAGAAATGGGTGTTTTTCCGAATTTATCATTGAAGAGCAACAAAGAAGAGGCTGTAAGAGCCAAGGAACTGgctgagaagaagatgaatagcAAGGATTATGCAGGAGCTCAAACAATGATCACTAAGGCTAAAAAACTATACCCGAGTATAGAAAATGTCAGCCAGATGCTAATTGTATGCCAAGTACATTGTTCTGCTGAGCGCAAAGTACATGGGTCAGAACCAGACTGGTATGACATCCTTCAGATTGAGCAAACTGCTGATGAAGCATCCATTAAGAAACAGTTCAAAAACCTAGCCGTCCAACTTCATCCTGATAAGAACAAGTTTCCTGGCGCAGAAGCTGCCTTTAAATTGATTGGTCAAGCACAGAGGTTGCTTTGTGACCCATCAAAACGGTCACAATTTGACATTACGCTTAAGATTGTGAGACCTAGTCATCAGAGGAAGCCTCAAAACCAGCCAAGTAGGAATGACTATCCAAGCAAACAACCTGAAATACATTCTAATCCTGCGGGTACTGGTACGGAAGCACAATTCACAAGCATGAATCCTcaccagcaaaaacagcagcagcaaaaaaatCTCCCCCGTCATATCACCATCTAAAACTACATACAATCATATTGGAAAATGTTGTGCGTGTTGTGCTCTTTTAGATGAAGACAATCCAATTCGGTGTACACAGTCAAAAATGACATTACACCTACGTTGTCAGATTTGCAGCATTACTCTGTCAGTTTGTCGAAGAGTCTTCATGAAATTAGAATTGGGAAGGTTGGGTGTTACTCAAGCCGTGATCGTTCTTGTATACTAGTGGATTCAACACTGTCGTTATAACAGTGAGTTCAAAGTTGATTGTTTTATGCTTAATATAGGGGCGATTCCTTGTAAATTACTCCTCTATATATACGACCCTTGCTTTTTTAGTGGACCATGTCTTGAGATTTCACTTCATTTATTACGAAGCTGTTTCATTCAGTTGCAGGGAAGTGATTTCATTCAGTCAGAGCTACACTTGTGAGCTAAACTGACTATGCTTTAGTATATTTTAGGGCGGGTATAATAAGATTcatactaaaaataaaaatgattattgtttggaagattttttttttaattcacccCAAAATCAGCTTTCGGCTTTCCCCTTATTAATTATCCATTTTTACAGCCATCAACACTGGGAAATTCTTACGAAGAAAGGAACCAGACACCGAGGATAAATCTTTCCTTAATAAGATTAATAAACCCATAGCCAAACAAACACCACAAATCTGCTTTTCTTGTTTTCACAAGTaaaagaaaatcaagcatgataAACCAGCTTTATTTTTACAACAACATTAAGAAAACAAGGATACATAGATATTACTTCATGACAAGTCTATCTGCATCCGTCACAGCTGAAGGACACATTCGGTAGCAGCGGCAGAGCTTCCGTCACCATCACCATCTCCTTCCTCGACAatatcatcattacctcctccttCTAGTCTCATCCCTGATCTCAACCTGCATCCGTAAACGTTGAAGCACCTACCATtaagaatatcatcatcatctcctTCCACTCCCAACTTAAATTTCAACTTATCTTGACCGTAAGACATGGTTtcttaaaaaagagaaaaagaaggaaaatttCTGAACTCTTGTAAAGGAAAAACTTAAAGCTTGTTTTTGATAAATTTAGTAAGCTTGGAGGGTCTACTTATAGTGAAGTTGGGAATGTGCACTTGCGGTAAACAATGGATTTCCTTTTAAACTAGTGGAGAGAACTATAATTAAAGCATGAGAATCTAAAAATATGGGATTACAACTAGAGAAAACACtcaccataaactaatttttctttttgattctaCACACATCCACCAAAAATCTGTTATGTTTGGCAAACCTTCCCCATGGATGTACAAAGTATATTTTCTTGGNNNNNNNNNNTCTCCGCCTTCCTCACCCTAAATCCAGAAAATAGGAAACTGGAACCCCAACTCAGACCTCTGGTTTTCCCCATCCAAACTCATCAAGTCAGATCTACAACCagatgaagaaaaacaaaaataaataaattcgaaACACCATTCTCTGAAATCGCATATCCAAGATGGCGAAAACATAAACATATCCTGGATGAAACTCGTGGTGGTTTTGGTGGTCGAGATGAAGAAGGCAATGGGAGGAAGAGAATACCTTATTTCCGTTAATTGGTGAAGATTGACTGATATATGGGTGTCTGATTAGT
This genomic interval from Papaver somniferum cultivar HN1 unplaced genomic scaffold, ASM357369v1 unplaced-scaffold_151, whole genome shotgun sequence contains the following:
- the LOC113336243 gene encoding dnaJ homolog subfamily B member 14-like translates to MGVFPNLSLKSNKEEAVRAKELAEKKMNSKDYAGAQTMITKAKKLYPSIENVSQMLIVCQVHCSAERKVHGSEPDWYDILQIEQTADEASIKKQFKNLAVQLHPDKNKFPGAEAAFKLIGQAQRLLCDPSKRSQFDITLKIVRPSHQRKPQNQPSRNDYPSKQPEIHSNPAGTGTEAQFTSMNPHQQKQQQQKNLPRHITI